In one window of Pseudoalteromonas espejiana DSM 9414 DNA:
- a CDS encoding beta strand repeat-containing protein, with the protein MPLTRLLSITLFSFMLSACGGGGTIEKDGTIGDDDSTTETSTYTVSLKGYTQSSDTESNTVTAAAPLELRASLENQDGDAVSGERITFTLADDVGALNQASALTNSDGFAIVELMAGTVEGAGEVTATYTIDGVSYTDSFSYSSSGDSEGDVENPFSVSLEGYSQTDGSESNTVSSDSPLNITATLLDSDETPISGERITFTLADEVGSLAQSSALTQANGQATVELSAGTTVGAGEVTATYTQNDAVYSATFAFQSQGDEANQSDYSLTLQGYTKGTDTQSNSTTSLVPLELRATLLNEGAAVISQSVNFSLASDIGILNPSSGSVLTNEEGVATIELLAGDTAGASEVTVSYTIDGEAFSSEAFDFESIIIEQAQIEVSLLSNDNIETRNVDFQNPAVAQAQLLLDGEPGAYKLIEFNLSGLGVINPSNGTAMTNEEGIAKIDLLAGTEAGASSISATYNDNDSNSFTSEFFTFTTAGDAPEQGDDDTYTLNLSLISSTTLTQTSEVSANDNALVQATVLDSNNEAVVGGVVSFSSTLGNLLPSAGTALTNENGLASLNLAPGTIEGAGTVTAVYEAAQSTVGFYTRGDAIDPNQSSADIDFKILQNCSSDFSTTRNASLCDEVTSISGDTTGILYIEVTNENSTTPLTQTLVTATTSIGSVTPSTGTAITDSNGVALLTIVPGQDVGAGEITVSVLESDLTKAFQIAAVDVEIAISSSVADDELLAAGATALISIEISKDGELYTTPLTVEFSSGCVGSDQALIDETVTSIGGFARSTYRPLTCVGGDIITATVITGGDTVSANTTINVSPANIGFLQFVEVTEPVISLKGTGGADRTEISEVTFKLVDSNGNDLASRTVNFELSTAVGGITLGTASAITNASGEVTTSVQSGSIATPVRVIASSEEEVDGNTVIVTAPSDILVVSTGIADQNSFSLSRSIFNPHALNVDGNTVSVNARLADHFNNPVPDGTAVSFITEGGVIEPSCTTTDGACSVTWTSSNPRPFTDSMYENTITQKCDSGLPCPLGILNNDLTVDLPLGGRATVHAYAIGEETFSDLNGNGYFDSEDFFDDLFDIPEAFIDNNEDGTYGGKDCNDGTDPCSRDNSTGDEFEEFVDFDGNGTWTTENGLYNGLLCREEDETAGICTRQMVNVFQNQEIVMSGDAAFFRLVTYADDCSTIVGANASEVRVNSDPTSPLVRRVQSDATSQLMCQVDSIDLTQTTGASSLNLTVFIADVYNNPMPAETTISIATDNGILTGNDNYTYPNTTSIVPVGLSFGITREDLDGGNEQFSGILTVTAEAPSGLETTLSVSVTDDL; encoded by the coding sequence ATGCCTTTAACGCGACTACTCAGCATTACACTATTTAGCTTTATGCTTTCAGCTTGTGGTGGTGGTGGAACAATCGAGAAAGACGGCACTATAGGTGATGATGATTCTACAACCGAAACATCCACATATACGGTAAGCTTAAAAGGCTATACACAGTCAAGTGATACTGAGTCAAATACAGTTACCGCGGCGGCTCCTTTAGAACTTAGAGCAAGTTTAGAAAATCAAGACGGTGATGCTGTTTCTGGTGAGCGCATTACCTTTACCCTGGCAGATGATGTTGGTGCTTTAAATCAAGCTTCCGCACTTACAAACAGTGATGGCTTTGCTATTGTCGAACTAATGGCTGGTACAGTTGAAGGAGCTGGAGAAGTAACTGCGACCTATACTATCGATGGTGTTTCATATACAGATAGTTTTAGCTACAGCTCTTCTGGAGATTCAGAAGGTGATGTTGAAAATCCTTTCTCAGTAAGTTTAGAAGGATATTCTCAAACAGACGGTAGTGAATCTAATACTGTATCAAGCGATTCGCCGTTAAATATAACTGCCACACTACTAGACTCTGATGAAACCCCTATTTCTGGTGAGCGCATAACATTTACACTTGCGGATGAAGTCGGTTCATTAGCTCAGTCATCAGCTTTAACTCAAGCAAATGGACAAGCGACGGTAGAGCTAAGCGCGGGTACTACAGTAGGTGCTGGTGAAGTAACAGCTACATACACTCAGAACGACGCTGTATACAGCGCAACTTTTGCATTTCAATCACAGGGCGATGAAGCCAATCAATCAGATTATAGTTTAACCCTTCAAGGTTATACTAAAGGTACCGACACTCAATCAAATTCTACAACTTCTTTGGTACCATTAGAGCTCAGGGCAACATTGCTCAACGAAGGTGCGGCTGTAATCTCACAAAGTGTTAATTTCTCATTAGCTAGCGATATAGGTATTCTTAATCCAAGCTCTGGAAGCGTTTTAACAAATGAAGAAGGAGTAGCTACCATTGAGTTACTAGCTGGCGATACAGCTGGTGCATCAGAAGTTACAGTTTCATATACAATCGATGGCGAAGCGTTCAGCTCAGAAGCATTTGACTTTGAATCTATTATTATTGAACAAGCACAAATCGAAGTTAGTTTACTATCGAATGATAATATAGAAACTAGAAATGTTGATTTTCAAAACCCTGCTGTAGCACAAGCACAACTTTTACTGGATGGTGAGCCCGGGGCTTATAAATTAATAGAGTTTAACTTATCTGGTTTGGGCGTTATTAATCCTTCAAATGGTACTGCAATGACTAATGAAGAAGGTATTGCAAAAATTGATTTATTAGCTGGTACTGAGGCTGGCGCTAGTTCCATCTCCGCTACTTACAATGATAACGATAGTAATTCTTTTACTTCTGAATTTTTTACTTTTACAACCGCTGGTGATGCTCCTGAACAAGGCGATGATGACACTTACACCCTTAATTTAAGCTTGATTTCATCAACAACATTAACTCAAACAAGCGAAGTTAGTGCAAATGATAACGCTTTAGTTCAAGCCACTGTTTTAGATTCAAACAATGAAGCTGTCGTTGGAGGTGTTGTTAGTTTCAGTTCAACACTAGGTAACTTATTACCAAGCGCGGGAACCGCTTTGACAAATGAAAATGGTTTAGCATCATTAAACCTTGCTCCGGGAACGATTGAAGGTGCTGGTACAGTTACTGCAGTTTATGAGGCTGCTCAATCGACTGTAGGATTTTATACTCGCGGTGATGCGATTGACCCAAATCAGAGTTCTGCAGATATAGACTTTAAAATTTTACAAAACTGTTCTTCTGACTTTTCAACTACAAGAAACGCATCATTGTGTGATGAGGTAACTAGTATTTCAGGTGACACAACAGGTATTTTATACATTGAAGTGACAAATGAAAATTCAACAACTCCACTTACACAAACATTAGTAACTGCAACTACATCAATCGGTTCCGTTACTCCTTCAACAGGTACTGCAATTACAGACTCAAATGGTGTTGCCCTTTTAACAATCGTTCCCGGCCAAGATGTTGGTGCTGGTGAAATTACAGTGTCGGTGCTCGAAAGCGATTTAACTAAAGCATTTCAAATTGCTGCAGTAGATGTTGAAATTGCTATCAGTAGCTCGGTTGCTGACGATGAATTATTAGCAGCAGGTGCAACTGCACTTATTTCGATAGAAATTTCTAAAGATGGTGAGTTATACACTACACCATTAACTGTTGAGTTTTCTTCAGGCTGTGTAGGCTCAGACCAAGCATTAATTGACGAAACGGTAACAAGTATTGGTGGTTTTGCCCGCTCAACTTATCGCCCGCTTACTTGTGTAGGTGGCGATATCATTACAGCTACTGTGATCACTGGTGGCGATACAGTGTCGGCAAATACAACTATAAATGTATCACCAGCTAATATTGGCTTTTTACAGTTTGTTGAAGTGACCGAACCTGTAATTTCTTTAAAAGGTACTGGTGGCGCCGACAGAACTGAAATCTCAGAGGTGACATTTAAGCTTGTTGATTCAAACGGGAACGACCTAGCATCAAGAACTGTAAACTTTGAGCTTTCAACTGCTGTAGGTGGCATAACGTTAGGCACAGCCAGTGCAATTACAAATGCCAGTGGTGAAGTAACTACATCTGTTCAATCTGGTTCTATTGCAACGCCAGTACGCGTTATTGCATCAAGTGAGGAAGAGGTTGATGGCAACACGGTTATTGTAACGGCGCCTTCAGATATTTTGGTGGTTAGTACAGGTATTGCAGATCAAAACAGCTTTTCGTTATCACGTTCTATTTTTAACCCTCATGCTTTAAATGTTGATGGAAATACAGTATCGGTTAACGCACGTTTAGCAGATCACTTTAATAACCCTGTTCCGGATGGCACGGCGGTTAGTTTTATTACAGAAGGTGGTGTAATAGAGCCAAGTTGTACCACAACTGATGGAGCTTGTAGCGTAACCTGGACAAGCAGTAACCCACGTCCTTTTACTGATTCAATGTACGAAAATACGATTACTCAAAAGTGTGATAGCGGGTTACCGTGTCCATTAGGTATTTTAAATAATGATTTAACGGTAGATTTACCATTAGGTGGACGTGCAACCGTTCATGCTTACGCAATTGGTGAAGAAACGTTTTCAGATTTAAATGGTAATGGTTACTTTGATAGCGAAGACTTTTTTGACGATTTATTCGATATTCCAGAAGCCTTCATAGATAACAACGAAGATGGCACATACGGCGGTAAAGATTGTAACGATGGAACCGACCCATGTTCGCGTGACAACTCTACCGGTGATGAGTTTGAAGAATTTGTTGATTTTGATGGCAATGGTACATGGACCACAGAAAACGGCCTTTACAATGGCTTATTGTGTCGTGAAGAAGACGAGACAGCAGGTATTTGTACTCGTCAAATGGTTAATGTATTTCAAAACCAAGAGATTGTGATGTCAGGTGACGCTGCATTCTTTAGATTAGTAACATACGCTGATGATTGTTCGACTATTGTTGGTGCAAATGCATCTGAAGTACGTGTTAACAGCGACCCTACAAGTCCACTTGTTCGTCGTGTGCAAAGCGATGCAACAAGTCAGCTAATGTGTCAGGTTGACTCGATTGACTTAACACAAACTACTGGTGCATCAAGTTTAAACCTTACAGTATTTATTGCTGATGTTTATAACAACCCAATGCCAGCTGAAACAACTATTTCGATTGCAACAGACAACGGTATTTTAACGGGTAATGATAATTACACTTACCCTAATACAACAAGTATTGTGCCTGTAGGACTTTCGTTTGGTATTACGCGTGAGGACTTAGATGGTGGTAATGAGCAGTTTAGCGGCATTTTAACTGTGACAGCTGAGGCACCTTCTGGGTTAGAGACTACACTTTCAGTTAGCGTAACTGACGATTTATAA
- the topA gene encoding type I DNA topoisomerase produces the protein MGKSLVIVESPAKAKTINKYLGKDFIVKSSIGHVRDLPTSGSSKAKVPATKTPAEVRKMEPEEKAAYKQQRDYTNLVARMGIDPEKGWEPHYEVLPGKEKVVQELKKLAENADQVYLATDLDREGEAIAWHLQEIIGGEPEKYKRVVFNEITKNAIQQAFETPGELNTDMVYAQQTRRFLDRVVGFMVSPLLWAKVARGLSAGRVQSVAVRLLVEREREIKAFIPEEFWDIHADVKNTESQLRLEVTKQADKPFKPVNEAQAAAAVKTLESAEYKVISVEEKPSKSRPSAPFITSTMQQAASTRLGYGVKKTMMLAQRLYEGGYITYMRTDSTNLSKDAVEMCRDYVTEEFGAKYLPKDPISYSSKGNAQEAHEAIRPSSVTVLSGHVEGVDADAKKLYELIWRQFVACQMVPAEYDLTTLTVAASDFQLKAKGRVLRFDGWTKVQPAVRKKNEEDQSLPAVKEGEVLSLIELDPKQHFTKPPARFSEASLVKELEKRGIGRPSTYASIISTIQDRGYVRVENRRFFAEKMGEIVTDRLVENFTDLMNFDFTAKMEGRLDDIAEGERVWTQVLDKFYDDFSTQLNIAKDEPEQGGMRLNQMVETDIDCPTCGRKMGIRTASTGVFLGCTGYNLPPKERCTTTMNLVSGDEAVAADVEDIETETLMQMKRCPICETAMDSYLIDETRKLHVCGNNPACKGHIVEEGTFKIKGYDGPIIECDKCGSDMELKSGRFGKYFGCNNEECKNTRKLLKNGEAAPPKEDPVHIPELECEKSEAYFVLRDGAAGIFLAANTFPKSRETRAPKVAELKRFRDRISSKFYYLADAPEKDPDGNLAVVRYSRKNKAQYVMTEVDSKATGWTAHYEAGKWVEEAKKKAAPKKKAATKKAPAKKTKAKKEEE, from the coding sequence ATGGGCAAATCGCTAGTAATTGTAGAGTCACCTGCTAAGGCTAAAACAATTAATAAATACTTAGGTAAAGACTTCATCGTAAAGTCCAGTATTGGTCACGTACGTGATTTACCTACCTCAGGTTCGAGCAAAGCTAAAGTGCCGGCAACTAAAACGCCTGCCGAAGTTCGTAAAATGGAACCTGAAGAAAAAGCAGCGTATAAACAGCAACGAGATTACACCAACTTAGTAGCGCGTATGGGTATCGATCCTGAAAAAGGGTGGGAACCGCATTACGAAGTTTTGCCAGGTAAAGAAAAAGTAGTTCAAGAGTTAAAAAAGCTGGCCGAAAACGCAGACCAAGTTTATCTCGCAACGGATTTGGATAGAGAAGGGGAAGCTATTGCTTGGCACCTTCAAGAAATCATTGGTGGCGAACCAGAAAAGTATAAACGTGTAGTTTTTAACGAAATTACTAAAAATGCTATTCAGCAAGCGTTTGAAACACCGGGTGAGCTAAACACCGATATGGTGTACGCACAGCAAACGCGTCGCTTTTTAGACCGTGTTGTTGGTTTTATGGTGTCGCCTTTGTTGTGGGCAAAAGTTGCTCGTGGTCTATCTGCCGGTCGAGTGCAATCAGTTGCAGTGCGTTTGTTAGTAGAGCGCGAGCGTGAAATTAAAGCGTTTATTCCTGAAGAATTTTGGGATATCCATGCTGATGTTAAAAATACCGAGTCTCAGTTACGCTTAGAAGTAACCAAACAAGCAGACAAGCCATTTAAGCCTGTAAATGAAGCGCAGGCTGCTGCCGCAGTTAAAACGCTTGAGAGCGCGGAATATAAAGTAATAAGTGTTGAAGAAAAACCAAGTAAAAGCCGTCCAAGCGCACCTTTTATCACTTCAACCATGCAACAAGCTGCTAGCACTCGTTTAGGGTATGGCGTTAAAAAGACCATGATGCTTGCACAGCGTTTATACGAAGGTGGTTACATCACGTATATGCGTACCGACTCAACTAACCTGTCAAAAGATGCGGTTGAAATGTGTCGTGACTACGTTACTGAAGAGTTTGGTGCTAAGTACTTACCAAAAGATCCAATTAGCTATAGCTCTAAAGGAAACGCGCAAGAAGCGCATGAAGCGATTCGTCCTTCAAGCGTGACTGTGCTTTCGGGCCATGTTGAGGGTGTCGATGCCGACGCTAAAAAGCTTTACGAGCTCATATGGCGCCAATTTGTAGCATGCCAAATGGTTCCTGCAGAATACGACCTAACAACGCTTACTGTTGCCGCAAGCGACTTCCAGCTTAAAGCAAAAGGTAGAGTATTACGCTTTGATGGTTGGACTAAAGTACAACCAGCAGTGCGTAAAAAGAATGAAGAAGATCAGTCTCTTCCTGCTGTTAAAGAAGGCGAAGTGCTAAGCTTAATTGAGCTTGATCCTAAGCAGCACTTTACTAAACCGCCAGCGCGCTTTAGTGAAGCAAGCTTAGTAAAAGAGCTTGAAAAACGTGGCATTGGTCGTCCATCTACGTACGCATCAATTATTTCAACAATTCAAGATCGTGGCTACGTACGTGTAGAAAACCGTCGCTTTTTTGCCGAAAAAATGGGTGAAATAGTTACCGACCGTTTAGTAGAAAACTTCACTGATTTAATGAACTTCGATTTTACTGCAAAAATGGAAGGGCGTTTAGATGACATCGCCGAAGGCGAGCGCGTTTGGACTCAAGTACTTGATAAATTTTATGACGATTTTTCTACGCAACTAAACATTGCAAAAGACGAGCCAGAGCAAGGCGGTATGCGCCTTAACCAAATGGTCGAAACGGATATTGACTGCCCAACATGTGGCAGAAAAATGGGTATTCGTACTGCATCTACAGGTGTATTTTTAGGGTGTACAGGTTATAACCTACCACCTAAAGAGCGCTGTACAACAACCATGAACCTTGTTTCAGGTGATGAAGCGGTTGCTGCAGATGTCGAAGACATTGAAACTGAAACATTAATGCAAATGAAGCGTTGTCCAATTTGTGAAACAGCGATGGACTCCTACTTAATTGATGAAACTCGCAAGCTACATGTATGTGGTAATAACCCTGCATGTAAAGGGCATATTGTTGAAGAAGGCACCTTTAAAATAAAAGGCTACGATGGACCTATTATCGAATGTGATAAATGTGGTTCTGATATGGAGCTTAAATCGGGTCGCTTTGGCAAGTACTTTGGCTGTAATAACGAAGAGTGTAAGAACACCCGTAAGTTGCTTAAAAATGGCGAAGCTGCGCCACCAAAAGAAGATCCGGTTCATATCCCTGAGCTTGAGTGCGAAAAATCAGAAGCCTATTTTGTACTTCGCGATGGCGCGGCAGGTATATTTTTAGCGGCTAATACTTTTCCTAAATCACGAGAAACACGCGCACCTAAAGTGGCGGAGTTAAAGCGTTTTAGAGACCGTATTTCTTCTAAGTTTTATTACTTAGCTGACGCACCTGAAAAAGATCCTGATGGAAATTTAGCTGTAGTACGTTATAGCCGTAAAAATAAAGCACAGTACGTTATGACCGAA
- the sohB gene encoding protease SohB — MEFLYEYGLFFAKTVTFVIAIAIILTLIVGSAVRPKAKKGAIEIDDLSEQLDDLKQSFLENTLTKKELKLHQKALKAESKKTANDEPKPRLYVIDFIGSMDAHEVESLREEVTAIITIANPKTDKVLVRLESGGGVVHGYGLAASQLQRFKNAGIKLSVSIDKVAASGGYMMACVADEILAAPFAIVGSIGVIAQIPNFNKILKKNDVEFEQITAGEFKRTLTLFGENTDKAREKFRDEIEQTHGLFKDFVSTQRPSLNIDNVATGEHWFATQAIEKGLVDVIKTSDDALLEQQAERQIYKVKYKVKKGLSDKLAIGLSSGVNKAGVNLMSRFKSINP, encoded by the coding sequence TTGGAATTTTTATACGAGTACGGTTTGTTTTTTGCTAAAACGGTTACCTTTGTTATTGCCATTGCAATTATTTTAACCCTTATAGTGGGCTCTGCTGTTAGGCCTAAAGCTAAAAAAGGGGCAATAGAAATAGATGATTTATCTGAGCAGTTAGATGATTTAAAACAGAGCTTTTTAGAAAACACGTTAACTAAAAAAGAGTTAAAGTTGCATCAAAAAGCATTAAAAGCTGAGTCTAAAAAAACAGCAAATGATGAGCCTAAACCACGTTTATATGTTATTGACTTTATTGGTAGCATGGATGCACACGAAGTTGAAAGCCTACGTGAGGAAGTGACTGCCATTATTACTATTGCAAACCCAAAAACAGACAAGGTGCTGGTGCGTTTAGAAAGCGGTGGTGGGGTAGTACATGGCTATGGCTTAGCAGCCTCTCAGCTACAGCGATTTAAAAATGCGGGTATTAAACTATCTGTATCAATAGATAAAGTTGCAGCAAGCGGTGGTTACATGATGGCATGTGTTGCAGATGAAATACTTGCAGCACCTTTTGCAATTGTGGGCTCTATTGGGGTTATAGCGCAAATACCTAACTTTAATAAAATATTAAAGAAAAATGATGTGGAGTTTGAGCAAATTACCGCGGGTGAATTTAAACGTACACTCACATTATTTGGAGAAAACACAGATAAAGCACGTGAAAAGTTTCGTGATGAAATAGAACAAACACATGGCCTGTTCAAGGATTTTGTAAGTACACAGCGTCCAAGCTTAAATATTGATAATGTTGCCACTGGTGAGCATTGGTTTGCTACTCAAGCTATTGAAAAAGGCTTAGTGGATGTTATAAAAACCAGTGACGATGCATTGTTAGAGCAACAAGCCGAGCGCCAAATTTATAAAGTTAAATACAAGGTTAAAAAGGGCTTAAGCGATAAACTGGCAATAGGTTTAAGCAGCGGTGTAAATAAAGCGGGTGTTAATTTAATGTCGCGTTTTAAATCGATAAACCCATAA
- a CDS encoding dicarboxylate/amino acid:cation symporter: protein MSKIRSMSLTTRIMIGMALGIAVGFLFQAILAGEDDYLIPLGLFSLPIKAFFVDGLFHVGGQIFIASLKMLVVPLVFVSLVCGTCSLSDPKKLGRLGGKSIGLYLVTTAVAITVAISLALLFNPGEGIALPSDASFNAKEAPTLARVIIDMFPTNPFEAMAKGNMLQVIVFALLFGVAMALSGKAGKRVATVFEDLNTVILKLVTLLMNIAPYGVFFLMAKLFTTIEMGLIVSLAKYFLVVVAALLIHALINYSIILKVLTGLNPLTFLAKMKHACLFGFSTSSSSATMPITLETATKKLGANNSVASFTIPLGATINMDGTAIMQGVATVFIAQVFAVDLTISDYLMVILTATLASVGTAGVPGVGLIMLAMVLNQVGLPVEGIAIIIGVDRLLDMTRTAVNITGDCMVTCVVAKSEGQLDETIFNDPNAAKDLEDYHKSTP, encoded by the coding sequence ATGTCTAAAATACGTTCAATGAGTTTAACTACCCGTATCATGATTGGTATGGCGCTGGGTATTGCAGTAGGCTTTTTATTTCAAGCTATATTAGCTGGTGAAGACGATTATCTAATTCCTCTTGGGTTATTCTCTTTGCCAATTAAAGCATTTTTTGTTGATGGCCTTTTCCATGTGGGTGGACAAATCTTTATTGCCAGCTTAAAAATGTTGGTTGTTCCACTTGTGTTTGTATCGCTTGTTTGTGGTACGTGTAGTTTAAGCGATCCTAAAAAGTTAGGTCGTTTAGGCGGTAAGTCTATAGGCTTATATTTAGTAACTACCGCGGTTGCAATTACAGTTGCTATATCGTTGGCGCTGCTATTTAATCCAGGCGAAGGCATTGCCCTTCCTTCAGATGCGAGCTTTAATGCGAAAGAAGCCCCTACACTTGCACGCGTAATTATTGATATGTTCCCTACTAACCCTTTCGAAGCAATGGCTAAAGGTAACATGCTGCAAGTTATTGTATTTGCACTTTTATTTGGTGTGGCGATGGCTTTAAGCGGTAAAGCAGGTAAACGTGTTGCTACTGTGTTCGAAGACTTAAACACAGTAATTTTAAAACTTGTTACACTACTGATGAATATTGCACCATACGGCGTATTTTTCTTAATGGCTAAATTGTTTACCACCATTGAAATGGGGTTAATTGTAAGCTTGGCTAAATACTTCTTAGTGGTTGTAGCTGCATTGCTTATTCATGCCCTTATTAACTACAGCATTATTTTAAAAGTTCTGACGGGACTTAACCCACTTACTTTTTTAGCAAAAATGAAACACGCTTGCTTATTTGGCTTTAGTACATCAAGTTCAAGCGCTACTATGCCAATCACCCTTGAAACAGCAACAAAAAAGCTGGGTGCTAACAACTCAGTTGCCTCTTTTACTATACCGCTTGGTGCCACTATTAACATGGATGGCACAGCAATAATGCAAGGTGTGGCAACCGTGTTTATTGCACAAGTGTTTGCTGTTGATTTAACAATTTCTGATTACTTAATGGTTATCTTAACTGCAACACTTGCATCTGTAGGTACAGCTGGTGTACCTGGTGTCGGTTTAATCATGCTAGCTATGGTACTTAACCAAGTAGGTTTACCTGTAGAAGGTATTGCTATCATTATTGGTGTAGACAGACTGCTTGATATGACGCGTACTGCGGTAAATATTACTGGTGACTGTATGGTAACGTGTGTTGTTGCTAAATCTGAAGGTCAACTCGATGAAACTATTTTCAACGACCCAAATGCCGCAAAAGACTTAGAAGATTATCATAAATCAACGCCCTAA